In Phycisphaerae bacterium RAS2, the DNA window TGTCGTTCATCCAGCGCGCCGTACGGTTGCAGGAAGACGATCCCGACCCGATTCTCTACGACCATTTTGCGGACGCGCTCTACCGCGCCGATCGGCCCGACGAGGCGCGGATCAACTGGCAACGGGCTTTGTCGATTCGCGGCCAGAGCGAATCGGCCGAAGGCGACGATCAAACCGACGGCGCAGCATCACAACCGGCGACCCAGCCGGCCACCCAACCTGCTGATGACGCCGCCGATTCGGAGACGGATCGCCCACCGACGGCCGAAGAGCGCCGCGTGCTGGAGCGCATCCGCGAGAAGCTTCGTCAACTCGATGCGGGACAGACCGTTGACACCGCGGCCGTCGGGGAGGATACCGGCGACGACGAACCATAGGCTCGTGCGGCCTGCATCGGAGCAAGTCAATCAACTTCACGCCAACGACATCGCTCATGCCGAATCCGTCATTCCCGTGAAGACGGGAATCCAGATTGGTGCGTTCGGAACGCACCCTACCACCGCGAGCCGATCTGATAGACCGCCAGCGCCGCAACGTAAGCCAGCACCGACATATAGACAAACATAAAGATTGGCCACCGCCACGACTGCGTCTCTTTCTTCACGACCGCCAGCGTGCTGACGCACTGGCAGGCGAAGACGTAAAACACCATCAGCCCCACGCCGGCGGGCGCGGTCAGCACCAGCCGCCCGTCGGGCCAGGCCGCGGTCTGCAACTGCCGCCGCAGATCAACCGACGACTCATCGCTCTCGCCGACGGCGAACGTGATGCCCATCACGCTGACGAACACCTCGCGCGCCAGGAATGATGACAACAAGCCGATGCCCAGCCGCCAGTCGTACCCCAGCGGCGCGATGGCCGGCTCGATGAAGTGACCCAATTGCCCGATGTAGCTCGCCTTGAGTTGTTCGGCGGCAAGGACTTGCTCACGCGCGGCATCGTCCGAAGCGGCGGCGATGCGCGTCCGCGCGTCTGCAGGCAACTCGCTCTCCGCGTAGCGCGGGAAGTAACTCAACGCCCAGACGATGACCGAGACACAGAAGATCACCGTGCCGGCGTTGGTGAGGAACAACTTGCTGCGGTCCCATGTCGAGCGAAGCAGCGCCCCCACGCGCGGCACGTGGTAACTGGGTAGTTCGAGGATGAACGCAGGCCGCGGCCCGGCGAAGAGCGTCTTCTTGAACAGCAACGCCAGCAACATGGCCGCGATCGTGCCGAGGGCGTACAGCCCGAACATGACACCGGCCTTGAGCCAGGTGCGATCGCCGAACAGCGCAGCGATGAGAATGATGTAGACCGGCAGCCGCGCGGAGCAGCTCATCAGCGGCGCGATGAGAATCGTCGTGAACCGGTCGCGGCGGTCCTCGATGGTGCGGGTCGCCATGATGCCGGGAATGGCGCAGGCATAGCTCGAGAGCAGCGGGATGAAGCTCTTCCCGTGCAGGCCGACGCGGCTCATGAGGCGGTCCATGAGAAACGCGGCGCGGGCCATGTAGCCGCTGTCTTCCAGCAGCGCGAGGCAGAAAAAGAGGATGCAGATCTGCGGGAAGAAGATCACGACCGCGCCGACGCCGGCGATCACGCCATCGGTCAGCAGCGAACGAAGCGGCCCGTCGGCCATGCGGTCCGACACAAATCCCGCCAGCGCGCCCTGCCCCGCGTCGATCAACCCCATCAGCGGCTCGGCCCACGAGAAAATAGACAAGAAGAGCAGAAACATCACGCCCGCGAAGATCGCCAGACCCAGTACGCGATGCGTCAGAATGCGGTCGATCCGATCGGTGAGCGTCTCGGTTGACGCCTGCGCCGGCTGCACGATCGTTGTTTCGTGCGCGTCGGAGATGCGCCGATCGCGCGGCGAAACCTGCCTCACAGCACGCGCCGCCACGCCGGAGATCCATTCGTACCGCGCTTCGACTGCTGCCGCCGCCGAATCCGCCATGGCCTCCAGCAGCCGATCCGCCGCGTCGCACAGTGCGGCCGCGTGCGCCGGTTGCAAGCGCGTCAAGAATCGCTCGGCCGAGCGCCGGCTGGCTGCGTCGCCGGCAAGGTAGTCCATCAGCCAAAGCACCGCCCCGCCACGCACCGATCGCGCCGGGATCACGCCCGACGCCTCCATGACAGCCGCCGCGTCACGGGCCGCTTCCTCCATCGGCTCGGGCAGTTTCCACGCGCGCGGCGGCGGCGGCG includes these proteins:
- the feoB gene encoding Ferrous iron transport protein B yields the protein MTADGSVDAGPIRIAVAGNPNSGKTTVFNNLTGLRAKVGNYPGVTVEKREGLLRGTPHSLLDLPGTYSLSARSPDEELARDVLLGRVPGTTRPDAVLLVIDASNLERNLYLTSQVLEFGMPVVIACNMLDAAAARGQRVDCDALSHELGVPVIGTVAATGEGLEAVREALLRARSLPPPPPRAWKLPEPMEEAARDAAAVMEASGVIPARSVRGGAVLWLMDYLAGDAASRRSAERFLTRLQPAHAAALCDAADRLLEAMADSAAAAVEARYEWISGVAARAVRQVSPRDRRISDAHETTIVQPAQASTETLTDRIDRILTHRVLGLAIFAGVMFLLFLSIFSWAEPLMGLIDAGQGALAGFVSDRMADGPLRSLLTDGVIAGVGAVVIFFPQICILFFCLALLEDSGYMARAAFLMDRLMSRVGLHGKSFIPLLSSYACAIPGIMATRTIEDRRDRFTTILIAPLMSCSARLPVYIILIAALFGDRTWLKAGVMFGLYALGTIAAMLLALLFKKTLFAGPRPAFILELPSYHVPRVGALLRSTWDRSKLFLTNAGTVIFCVSVIVWALSYFPRYAESELPADARTRIAAASDDAAREQVLAAEQLKASYIGQLGHFIEPAIAPLGYDWRLGIGLLSSFLAREVFVSVMGITFAVGESDESSVDLRRQLQTAAWPDGRLVLTAPAGVGLMVFYVFACQCVSTLAVVKKETQSWRWPIFMFVYMSVLAYVAALAVYQIGSRW